One segment of Kogia breviceps isolate mKogBre1 chromosome 14, mKogBre1 haplotype 1, whole genome shotgun sequence DNA contains the following:
- the LOC131740502 gene encoding large ribosomal subunit protein eL42-like, producing the protein MVNVPKTGRTFCKKCGKHQPHKVTQYKKGKNSLYAQGKRRYYRKQSGYGAQTQPIFWKKAKTTKIILRLECVEPNYRSKRILAIKRCKHFELGGDKKRKGQVIQF; encoded by the coding sequence ATGGTAAATGTACCTAAAACCGGAAGGACTTTCTGTAAGAAGTGTGGAAAGCATCAGCCTCACAAAGTGACCCAGTATAAGAAGGGCAAAAATTCCCTGTATGCCCAGGGAAAGAGGCGCTATTATCGGAAGCAGAGTGGCTACGGTGCGCAAACACAGCCAATTTTCTGGAAGAAGGCTAAAACTACAAAGATCATACTGAGGCTTGAATGTGTTGAGCCCAACTACAGGTCCAAGAGGATACTGGCCATTAAGAGATGCAAACATTTTGAACTCGGAGGAGATAAGAAGAGAAAGGGCCAAGTGATCCAGTTCTAA